The Cygnus olor isolate bCygOlo1 chromosome 2, bCygOlo1.pri.v2, whole genome shotgun sequence genome contains the following window.
TTTTGACGCCCCTGCAGGTGGGAACCTCCTCCGTGGTGTATCCCGCTGCCATGTTCGCCCCTCAGGTGTCCGCCCGAGGAGTGCCAGTTGCAGAGTTCAACACGGAACCCACCCCCGCTACCAACAGGTTCAGGTAAGGCTgcagtgttaaaaaaagaaaaaaaaaaaaaaactctattttttttccccctggtaTGTGAGaaggaatattttgaatattttgcagCCTGCCCTTTTAACAGCAGCTTCTCCCTTCCAGGTTCCACTTCCCGGGCCCCTGCGGGAGCACGCTGCCGCCGGCGCTGGCCCGGCACCACAGCGAGATCATCGCCTGAGgctgaggcggcggcggcggcgtgaGGGGACGGCGGGTGtccgtgtgtgtgtgaggggacGACGGACGTACAATAAAGGCGGCAGCTGCCCGCGGTCTCCCTCTCTGCTGCGCCagcggccggggggcggcggttGGGTGAGGGCGGGGAGGGCGCTGAGGGGCGGCCGTTGGGCGTGAGGGGGCGGCCGTTGGGCGTGAGGGAAGGGGGCGCGGCCAGGCGGCGGAAGGCAGGGGCGCTTCCGAGGCGGGGCCAGCCGGGCGCGTGCGGCCATGGtgaagcggcggcggcggcggcaggaggCTGCGGCGGTGCCCGCGGGCCCGCCTTCCCCGCCGGACCCCGATGACGAGGAGGCCCCGGAGGAGCTGTCCTtcggcgcggcggcggcggcggccgagAGCGAGCGGCAGCTGGCGGGGGAGGCGGCGCGCAGGTAGGGCCGGCcctcgccccgctccccctccccccccctccccttcacGGTCCCGGCCCCGCGCTGACGGCCCAACCCCCCCGCAGGCACCgggagctgctgaaggagaggcggcggcggcggcaggagcTGTTCGCGGAGCAGAAGGTAacgccgcgccgcgcccccccTCACACCCACACCCCATCATCCCGGCCGGTGACGGCCGCTAACCGCCGGTAACGGCCGTGTTCCCGCAGAGGAGGAAGCTGCTGCCCgaggccctgctgcaggagctgaccGCCGGACGGTGAGGctgggggcgggcgggggggtTACCCACGGTACCTTCCCTCGGCCCTCTGCCGGCAGCCCGGCACATCGCAAGGCGTGAGACTGACCGGCcgctttctccttccttctttccttcctccgCAGACCGGACAAGCCAGCCGCAGCTGAGCGAGGTACGCCGAGGCTCCGCTTCTGTCGCACGGTGCGCCCCGTCGGGTTTCCTTTCGGCGTTGTAAGCCGCCCGGAGGGTGGAAGCTGAAGGCGCCGTGCTGCTTGGCTGCTGCCAAAGAAAAATAGCGGGGTTGGTGGTGGTCGTGTTTAATCTTGATGCCAGTGCCTTTTACAAAGGCTATTTGATGTACAGTGGTTTCGGTTAAAAGACCTGAGGTCTTTAGCATGGGCAGCAGACAGGtgttcaaacaggaaaaaagaaagggccAGAAAGGGGTTAATTTAAAGGGtcagaaaaagattaatttttagCGTTCACTTAAGTTATAAAAGCTATTTATAGAATTCTTAGTTGCCTTAATACTTCTTATATTTGATGGCACCTGTAAAAACTAGGTAACTTTTTTCAAATGCTCAACTAGAAAATCAGACACCAGGGTACtcacaaatgctgctttttagcCTACTTCAAAGGGGGCTAGAAAGCCCCCTCTTATactacacaaaacaaaaataagttgtaGAGTGTTCTTTTAATAATGATTCTCTCATCATGATGTAGATGGCTGGTGTAACTGTTGCtacttctttcttgtttttaaaaaaatcagttggcATAAAGCAGATGAGCATGGTGTGGTATTTTGAATGCTCAGTCTCTGTGGTATGTGTTTAGTAGAGAATGAAGCTCTTTGCGAGCAATGCTTAGCTGTTGTGTTGCACTGAATTTTTGTCCTGTGGTTAAtcccttttgttgttgttgatgcCAAGGAACAGGAAAGATGAATGGCTGCTTCAGGATggttccccttcccctccctctaACACACTTAACTAGCTTTCACTAGCCAGAGGGTCTGAAAAAGCGCTTGTTGGAGTTACCTTGTTTCTCAGTTGGGTCGTTGTTTCGTTCCTGTTTGTCTTCCATTTACTGCTCTTGATTCATAatgttctggattttttttgtgtgtctatTAAACTTACTCTAGACAAACAGCCTGGCCGTAGGTCTGAGAAGCAGAGCGAAGGCCGTGTGCTGAAACAGGTGAAGCAGGACAAAGCCAGGGGTGCCAGGTATGCCGAAGCGGAAGGCGTGGGGCTTCTGTCTCAGTGTGGTGGCACTGCTTCCCCCAGTCACAGCAGCTGTTCAGCACTTTGTGGTGTTACCCCTGCTTGCTCTCTCTCACAAACAAATTTACGTGCTTAAATTCCTCCTGTTATGCTGCTGTACTTGTAAAAATATATCCTAACAGCAGATCATGTGATGTGGCATCCAGGAAGGTACCTTCACCCTGCCTGATGTACATGGATGCTgggttgtttgcttttatttagtgAAATTAATTGTGGCTATGGATAATACCATGCgtggatttttttaagtgttgtaTTTAGGAATCTAATGATTAGCTATGAAGTTATTTGCAGCTACTAGCAAATGAAACCAATTTTAACACTTAGTAAAGGTACACGTTCAATAACAGAGGCAAAGCTGACCTCCTAGAAACTGTTTTGGGTTTCATTCCTCTTATTTTGTTCACTTCTTGCTGTATACGTAGTTTTAAACATGTGCATAGGTAGAATtaatgtgtgcatgtgtaagCTTTCTTGATTCCACCACCTCAAAATGGAATCTTGAGAAGAATTAAGTCTTTCCTCTCTCAACTGGTGTGAGCTAGCCAGGCCGTCATCAGCACCCCAGTAGAAGTTCTGCTTGTTCTACCTCACATCCACTTGCTGGGGACTTAATTGCTGGATTTCATTCTGTAGGGGAAAGTTGCAGGAGCTTCTGACAGGACCAGTTTGAGGCTCTTAGTCcatttattagttttttttaatactgctgCAAAGCTTGGCTGATAATCAGAAGCCTGTGCAGACAGCTGTTGTGCTCAAGTAGCAAAATACTGACTGAGGGTGAGTGTTGTTCCGGGTGCAGTAGCTATGCTACAATGACTTAAATCTTTCTTCAACTAGGTCGAAAGGAAACTATACAGCCATGCACTTAAAAGATCAGAGTTTAACAGGCCTCCACCAACAAACAGCCAAAGACTTCGTGTACAGCCATCTCTACGGCCCAGGCACCAACCGAACAAGCGGTATGCAGTTTTCCTTAGGTCTGCACCTAGGTTTATCTGCATTAAACCTCGTAATTAATGCTTATCTCCATTTCAGcaaatgaatttttttccctCGCAAACAAGAAAGATCCAGTTAAAAAAGCTGCAGTTCAGTTTGTGGACAAATCTTGGGGtaagtgtaaaaaaataaaattgaaggtGGTACTACTTTATGCAGATAAGgcttgaatctttttttttccaaatataaataAGCTTTTGCATGTTACAGAGCTGTAGCTTCCTacctttttttgaaaagaaagcgATAGTaagggaggggagcaggatAGTACAGCCTGAGTGTGCCTAATGAATGCTTCGCTGGAGAGAGCCTGTAGGACAAGCATTAGCTCATTTTTCATACAGTAAGCAACAGTCTCAGGGTTAGAGCTACAGTTACTTGTTGAATTGGATAATGCTTGCTTTGGGGTTTATAGCTTGAGCTGCTGAAGTCATTTCAGATTAAGATCTTAAGTTTTGGTTTCTTAGCATCCCTGCTTTGTGAGAGCAGAGGGAAGTAGTGCCCTGTCGTCCCTATAAAAAATGGACATTACTGAAATGAATGGGGACAGACTTGGACACACATCAATCCTAGCACACCTTGCCCATCAATCACAGAAGCAAATTCTATGACAGTCACAGTTTGATATCACATTGtagtgtagggataggacaaagGCtaatagctttaaactaaaagaggggagatttagattagatgttaggaagaaatccttcaccacgagggtggtgaggcactggcacaggctgcccagagcagctgtggatgccccatccgtggaggtgctcaaggccaggctggatggggctttgggcagcctgggctggtgggaggtgtccctgcctatggcagggggttggaactgggtg
Protein-coding sequences here:
- the NOL7 gene encoding nucleolar protein 7, which codes for MVKRRRRRQEAAAVPAGPPSPPDPDDEEAPEELSFGAAAAAAESERQLAGEAARRHRELLKERRRRRQELFAEQKRRKLLPEALLQELTAGRPDKPAAAERDKQPGRRSEKQSEGRVLKQVKQDKARGARSKGNYTAMHLKDQSLTGLHQQTAKDFVYSHLYGPGTNRTSANEFFSLANKKDPVKKAAVQFVDKSWGLEKKEKATKFKKHWIAMKM